In Triticum aestivum cultivar Chinese Spring chromosome 5B, IWGSC CS RefSeq v2.1, whole genome shotgun sequence, the following proteins share a genomic window:
- the LOC100141383 gene encoding zinc finger protein 1-like has product MAVEAVLEAATMIPSPPSKEMEASSSTSEEASALLGQAEGWSKRKRSRRQRALDPSEEEYLALCLLMLAHGHRDSAPAAAPEQQHGCSVCGKVFASYQALGGHKASHRKPTAAPAGAEDQKPLAAVAAASSSGSGEAAVSAGGGKVHECNVCRKTFPTGQALGGHKRCHYDGTIGSAAAGPTQKLAAKAAAASATAASQGFDLNLPALPDIPERCAVTEDGEEVLSPASFKKPRLMLAA; this is encoded by the coding sequence ATGGCCGTGGAGGCGGTTCTTGAAGCGGCAACGATGATACCGTCGCCGCCGAGCAAGGAGATGGAGGCGTCTAGTAGTACCAGCGAGGAGGCGTCGGCGTTGTTGGGGCAGGCGGAGGGGTGGTCGAAGCGGAAGCGGTCGAGGCGGCAGCGCGCGCTCGAccccagcgaggaggagtacctcgCGCTCTGCCTCCTCATGCTGGCGCACGGCCACCGCGACAGCGCCCCTGCTGCCGCGCCAGAGCAGCAGCACGGGTGCTCCGTCTGTGGCAAGGTGTTCGCGTCCTACCAGGCGCTCGGCGGCCACAAGGCCAGCCACCGGAAGCCTACAGCGGCGCCGGCTGGCGCAGAGGACCAGAAACcgctggcggcggtggcggcagcttCCTCGTCGGGGTCCGGCGAGGCCGCGGTCAGCGCCGGAGGCGGCAAGGTGCACGAGTGCAACGTGTGCAGGAAGACGTTCCCGACTGGGCAGGCGCTGGGCGGACACAAGCGGTGCCACTACGACGGCACCATCGGCAGCGCCGCCGCAGGGCCCACGCAGAAGCTGGCCGCCAAGGCGGCCGCGGCAAGCGCGACGGCGGCGAGCCAGGGCTTCGACCTGAATCTGCCGGCGCTGCCGGACATCCCGGAGCGGTGCGCGGTCACGGAAGATGGGGAGGAGGTTCTCAGCCCCGCTTCCTTCAAGAAGCCGAGGCTCATGCTCGCGGCGTAA